Genomic DNA from Ruminococcus sp. OA3:
AGAGATGACCGAAGTCACCTCTTATTCGTTTAGAAAAAGCACCTACCCATTACTGGATAGATGCCTGTATCGTAAATATTGAATCGACGTTATTTATTTCCTACCTGCTGCAGCAATGCCTCCTGCAACACTTTAGAGAAGTTGATTCCCTGTTCCTCTGCCTTTTCATTCAGCCAATAAGGTATCGTACAGTTTTTCTTTACCGCTCTGTTTTTCATTCGATTTCTGTATGCAGTAAAGTCCACGTCAACATACGTTAAAAGACCATCTGAATAATCGAAATCCTCATCAACATCTTTTGCAGCTTTCATTACAGCAGCTTCTTTTGTGGACGGTTCTGGTAAGATTTGTTTGTCATCTTCCAGATCCATCCCCTTTAAACCAATAGCATCTCTTGCCATTGCAATCGCATCCGGTAAATCCTGTCCCTCTGTGTAAAGCTCCATATCAGGAACATACACCAGATAATCTTTACCACTTTGTTTAATAAAAACTGGAT
This window encodes:
- a CDS encoding type II toxin-antitoxin system HicB family antitoxin, with protein sequence MKKAYPVFIKQSGKDYLVYVPDMELYTEGQDLPDAIAMARDAIGLKGMDLEDDKQILPEPSTKEAAVMKAAKDVDEDFDYSDGLLTYVDVDFTAYRNRMKNRAVKKNCTIPYWLNEKAEEQGINFSKVLQEALLQQVGNK